Genomic window (Cloacibacillus sp. An23):
CGCATCATCGTCGTCTTCCCCGCGCCGTCCGGGCCGATGAAGCCGAATATCTCCCCGCGCTTTATATCGAGCTCGACGCCGTCCAGAGCCCTCACGGCGCCGAAGTTCTTAGTCACGCCGTGATAGCTGAGGGCGCTCGCCGGTTCCGTCATAGTATCGTTACGTCCGCCGGCATTCCGGGCTTTATGACGCCCCCCGTGTCTTTTATGGAAACCTTGATCCAGAAGACCATGTTGGCGCGCTCGCTCTGCGTCAGCGACATGCGCGGGTTGTACTCGGCCTGCTGGTTTATCTCCGTTATTGTCGCCTCGAAGGCGCGGTCGGGGTACGGGTCTACGAAGACGCTGCATTTGCCGCCGAGCTTGACGAGCGAGAGCTGCGTAGACGGAATGTAGAGCTTCACCCAGCAGTCGGTGAGGTCACCGAGAGTAGCGACGGCGGCTCCGGCGTTTATCACGTCGCCTATTTCGTAATTTTTCGTGAGCACGACGCCGGAGACGGGCGAATAAAGCTCTTTGTAGCCGACCAGAGTCTGCGCCTTCTTATAGGCGGCCTCGGCGTTAGCCAGATTGGCCTCCGCAGCCGCTATCTCCTCTTTGCGCGGCCCGTTCTCGAGCAGCCTCAGCTGTTCCTCCGCGGCGCGCATCGTGTCCAGCGCGGACTTTGAGTTCTCGACTGCAAGCTCCGCCTCGCGCTCGGCCACTACGCCGTCCGCAGCGAGCGCAGTGAAGCGCTCCTCGTCGCGTTTGGCCTGCTCGTACTGAGCGCGGTACGCGCCGACCTGGGCCCTCGCGCGCGCTATGTCCTCTTTGCGGTAGCCGTTGTTAAGCTCGTCGAGCTTCGCGCGCGCCGCGTTCAGCGAAGCCTCCGCCATCTTGACGTCGTCGTCGGCCCCGTCCATAGACAGCCGCGCGATGAACTGCCCTTTCTCGACGTGGTCGGACTCATCTATCGCGAGCTCGAGAATGCGCCCTCCGGCGAGCGGCGCGAGCTGCACCTGCGTGACCTCGACCGTCCCCGAAGCGCGGACATGGCTGTCGTCCGGGCGTTCCTTGAAATAAACCGCGACCGTAGCGCTGGCCACCAGCAGTACGATTACTACGGCGGCGATCTTGCCTGACATAGATTTTGGCAAACCCACCGTTTACGCCTCCTTAAAAAAATTTACGTTTTGCCGCATCGTCCGCCCGTGCGCATTATTCTCAAAGCGTTACAATTAGAACGAACGTTCGATAATTATACTCCGCCGGACGAGGCTGTCAACAGCGCGCAAAACGGGTTATTGTGTTATATTAACTGAAGAAGGGAAGTGCGCATTTAAATTGCGGAAGACTGAAAAGGACACCCCGAAAAAGATATTGGAGGCGGCGCTCCATCTTGTCGCGCGCGACGGATATGCGAACGTCTCCATGCGCGACATCGCGCGCG
Coding sequences:
- a CDS encoding efflux RND transporter periplasmic adaptor subunit, translated to MGLPKSMSGKIAAVVIVLLVASATVAVYFKERPDDSHVRASGTVEVTQVQLAPLAGGRILELAIDESDHVEKGQFIARLSMDGADDDVKMAEASLNAARAKLDELNNGYRKEDIARARAQVGAYRAQYEQAKRDEERFTALAADGVVAEREAELAVENSKSALDTMRAAEEQLRLLENGPRKEEIAAAEANLANAEAAYKKAQTLVGYKELYSPVSGVVLTKNYEIGDVINAGAAVATLGDLTDCWVKLYIPSTQLSLVKLGGKCSVFVDPYPDRAFEATITEINQQAEYNPRMSLTQSERANMVFWIKVSIKDTGGVIKPGMPADVTIL